In the genome of Maniola jurtina chromosome 3, ilManJurt1.1, whole genome shotgun sequence, one region contains:
- the LOC123878758 gene encoding TOX high mobility group box family member 3-like isoform X3 produces MRYVTSLTNCMRPESLESPLSATRDTKASVYAMNDQTFHTPSFGDEEFDIPLMHGQHATTGGSQNPHIQYTQLHHSAPQVGMMNPAQDGLAPPGGAPSYQQPLYLQEPHTPVTLHSNAAAPAGNYMIQQQPGGQQQLLMLQPTQVMSGPPTPSTPTQPGPVYGSPQRASPPGTTSDDSDDSVPSHHSQLPGDAESLLPIHYCSASRQQQTTIHQMGVSNMGVKRSSPEPMDNGMSRGQMQKKPKVQKKKKKRDPNEPQKPVSAYALFFRDTQAAIKGQNPNASFGEVSKIVASMWDGLDSEHKSVYKQKTEVAKKEYLKALAAYRASLVSKGGEQENQVMYNHGNTNANYGNYYQGQAYGNGHSPQSYVPNSTPQGYSPQTFPGGQSQPSYAGAPSQSYPPNNQQPPQNYQGNIGHNSQTYQGVPGQSPQGYQVNTTASPQACQPNMAQSPRNYQPPQSPNYAANSGLSPPGYRQVQSQSPPVQSVHAMQYHHSQQMQQAHQVQQYQQQQHQHQQQPQQQQQLQHQQQPQQPLLHPQQQQNQPPQQQPPNPTLNSEHSTSNSNGNSGMPHKSPEQNENRSTPSCIRQGCTNPAIANSEWEDEYCSNECVVSHCRDVFSSWVASNTNNQMQNFSAVK; encoded by the exons ATGAGATATGTAACATCTTTAACGAACTGTATG CGTCCAGAAAGCCTTGAATCGCCTCTATCTGCGACTCGCGATACTAAGGCAAGTGTGTACGCTATGAATGATCAG ACTTTTCATACGCCATCTTTTGGAGACGAAGAATTTGACATTCCACTAATGCACGGGCAGCATGCGACGACTGGCGGGAGCCAGAACCCTCACATACAGTATACTCAACTACATCATTCAGCGCCACAG GTTGGTATGATGAATCCTGCACAAGACGGATTAGCTCCGCCAGGTGGAGCACCGTCTTATCAACAACCTTTATATTTACAAGAACCGCACACACCAGTCACATTGCACAG TAACGCAGCAGCCCCGGCAGGCAATTATATGATCCAACAGCAGCCTGGTGGACAACAGCAACTGCTTATGCTACAACCTACACAAGTGATGAGCGGACCTCCTACACCGAGCACTCCCACCCAACCTGGCCCAGTCTATGGCTCTCCTCAAAGAGCATCACCCCCAGGCACTACGAGTGATGATTCAGATGATAGTGTACCATCCCATCATTCTCAG TTGCCTGGTGATGCGGAAAGCCTTCTGCCGATCCATTATTGCTCAGCGAGCCGGCAGCAACAAACTACGATTCATCAG ATGGGTGTTAGCAATATGGGAGTGAAGAGGTCATCCCCAGAACCGATGGACAATGGAATGAGCCGTGGACAGATGCAAAAGAAACCTAAAGttcagaaaaaaaagaaaaaacgggaTCCAAATGAACCACAAAA ACCTGTGTCAGCATATGCCCTATTTTTCCGTGACACGCAAGCAGCAATAAAAGGACAAAATCCGAATGCAAGTTTTGGAGAAGTCTCTAAAATCGTAGCATCAATGTGGGATGGCTTAGATTCAGAACATAAAAGT GTTTACAAACAGAAAACAGAAGTTGCCAAAAAAGAATACTTAAAAGCACTAGCAGCGTATCGAGCGAGTTTAGTATCTAAG ggGGGAGAGCAAGAAAATCAAGTAATGTATAATCACGGAAATACTAATGCGAACTATGGAAATTATTATCAAGGCCAAGCTTATGGAAATGGGCACTCGCCCCAAAGTTATGTCCCAAACTCAACACCGCAGGGATATTCACCTCAGACATTCCCAGGAGGTCAATCACAGCCTTCCTACGCAGGAGCACCGTCTCAAAGCTACCCTCCCAACAATCAGCAGCCACCACAAAACTATCAGGGAAACATCGGGCACAATTCTCAGACGTATCAA GGTGTGCCAGGCCAGTCTCCTCAAGGGTATCAAGTAAACACCACAGCAAGTCCACAGGCATGTCAGCCCAACATGGCGCAATCTCCGAGAAACTATCAGCCACCCCAATCTCCAAACTATGCTGCAAACTCTGGGCTCTCACCACCAGGATACAGACAAGTGCAATCCCAATCGCCTCCTGTGCAATCTGTGCATGCCATGCAGTATCATCACTCACAACAG ATGCAACAAGCTCATCAAGTGCAGCAGTATCAGCAGCAGCAACATCAACATCAGCAGCAAccgcagcagcagcagcagttGCAGCACCAACAGCAGCCGCAACAGCCCCTGCTGCACCCACAGCAGCAGCAGAACCAACCACCCCAACAGCAGCCCCCGAACCCAACTTTAAACAGTGAACATTCCACTTCCAATAGCAATGGTAATTCAGGAATGCCACATAAATCGCCAGAG CAAAACGAAAATCGAAGTACACCATCATGTATCCGTCAGGGCTGCACCAACCCTGCCATAGCCAACAGTGAATGGGAGGATGAATATTGTTCCAATGAATGTGTGGTCAGTCATTGCAG AGACGTATTCAGCTCATGGGTAGCCTCGAATACAAATAATCAAATGCAAAACTTCTCTGCAGTTAAATAA